Proteins encoded in a region of the Clostridium butyricum genome:
- a CDS encoding N-acetylmuramoyl-L-alanine amidase family protein encodes MNKNVRHLIAAALVISAFSAVAPANIFNLGVIEANASTYSGASNGQLKSLSVYRSTGKEAQLYSNLAATKETELTSSTDYYIDLKGSDGVELDAEVEGDDYVVKVFKSSDKDAEGYDPSDLGLVPIDSGSTKLYLRTYRSEDDYKDAWDDGNVKKCLKTYTLHISKDNVNSDEEDDVEYPYLSSIYLSDGSINFTKSKTSYKANVDEDVKQILVRAKPQDDDDLVEINGDSVDEDGDYEKKVSLDKGENTIEITVENDDETTTYTIVVNRGGKSSDSSDEKDSTNIITGSDSFLYNSGTMNSWVSKNGKYMYMDGTGQPLKNKWWFDVSSASDYYFDKDGYAQTGWAQINGKWYYFDNSGKMQKGWISNDGKWYYLNVSGAMVTGWYQDAGKWYYLNSDGSMKTGWLNDNGSWYLFNSDGSMVTGNVLVDGVQYSFASNGVMI; translated from the coding sequence ATGAATAAGAATGTTAGACATTTAATTGCTGCAGCTCTTGTTATAAGCGCTTTTTCAGCAGTTGCTCCAGCAAATATTTTTAATTTAGGTGTTATTGAAGCTAATGCATCAACTTACTCAGGTGCATCAAATGGACAGTTAAAGTCATTATCTGTTTATAGAAGTACAGGTAAGGAAGCACAACTATACAGCAATCTTGCAGCAACAAAGGAAACTGAATTAACAAGCAGTACTGATTATTATATTGATTTAAAGGGTTCAGATGGTGTTGAATTAGATGCTGAAGTTGAAGGCGATGATTATGTAGTTAAGGTGTTTAAGAGTAGTGATAAAGATGCTGAAGGTTATGATCCTTCAGATTTAGGTCTTGTTCCAATAGACTCTGGAAGTACAAAATTATATTTAAGAACATACAGAAGCGAAGACGATTATAAAGATGCATGGGATGATGGGAATGTTAAGAAATGTTTAAAAACATATACTCTACATATCTCTAAAGATAATGTGAATTCAGATGAAGAAGATGATGTTGAGTATCCATATTTAAGTTCAATTTATTTAAGTGATGGATCAATTAATTTTACAAAAAGTAAGACAAGCTATAAGGCTAATGTAGATGAAGATGTTAAACAGATTCTTGTAAGAGCAAAACCACAAGACGATGATGATTTAGTTGAAATCAATGGTGATTCTGTGGATGAAGATGGGGATTACGAAAAGAAGGTTAGCCTTGATAAAGGTGAAAATACTATTGAGATAACAGTTGAAAATGATGATGAAACTACAACTTATACTATAGTTGTAAATAGAGGTGGTAAATCATCAGATTCATCAGATGAAAAAGATAGCACAAATATAATAACTGGTTCAGATTCGTTTTTATACAATAGTGGAACTATGAATTCATGGGTGAGTAAAAACGGCAAGTATATGTATATGGATGGAACAGGACAACCTCTAAAGAACAAGTGGTGGTTTGATGTAAGTTCAGCAAGTGATTACTATTTTGATAAAGATGGATATGCACAAACTGGATGGGCACAAATTAATGGAAAATGGTACTATTTTGATAATAGTGGGAAGATGCAAAAAGGTTGGATAAGTAATGATGGAAAATGGTATTATTTAAATGTATCAGGAGCTATGGTAACAGGATGGTATCAAGATGCAGGTAAATGGTATTATTTAAACAGCGATGGATCAATGAAAACTGGATGGTTAAATGATAATGGAAGCTGGTATTTATTCAATAGTGATGGATCAATGGTTACAGGAAATGTTTTAGTTGATGGTGTTCAATACAGTTTTGCTTCAAATGGAGTAATGATATAG
- a CDS encoding EAL domain-containing protein: MNIKSSIQKNDILEALKRNEFFTLYQPKVYSESGKLASIEALIRWKRNNSIIYPLEFIPMCEENGLVYDIDMYMIRQVITQINELKKNNKKIIPISVNIYKGTLMEENFIDTIDELFGNMNINNYVEFEITERGILTEDIDKIAEVFKKLKERNFRIAVDDYGTGSSNLLFLAKTNVDIIKLDKSIISNIHENTKAQYIIEALITLSKKLDTDLVVEGVENIKEFKFLKDIGCKIIQGYYFSKPVNISDIKLSYDIF; encoded by the coding sequence ATGAATATAAAAAGTAGCATACAGAAAAATGATATATTAGAAGCATTAAAAAGAAATGAATTTTTTACTTTATATCAGCCAAAAGTATATTCTGAAAGTGGAAAATTAGCTTCTATAGAAGCTTTAATAAGATGGAAAAGAAATAATTCTATTATCTATCCATTAGAATTTATTCCTATGTGTGAAGAAAATGGACTAGTATATGATATTGATATGTACATGATAAGACAAGTAATAACTCAAATCAATGAGTTAAAAAAAAACAATAAGAAAATAATACCTATTTCAGTAAATATATATAAAGGTACCTTAATGGAAGAGAATTTTATTGATACAATTGATGAGTTATTTGGAAATATGAATATAAATAATTATGTGGAATTTGAAATAACCGAAAGAGGAATATTAACTGAGGATATTGATAAGATAGCAGAAGTATTCAAAAAGCTTAAGGAAAGAAATTTTAGAATTGCTGTAGATGATTATGGAACAGGTAGTTCAAATTTATTATTTCTTGCAAAAACTAATGTAGACATAATTAAATTGGATAAATCCATTATAAGTAATATTCATGAAAATACTAAGGCTCAATATATAATAGAAGCTCTTATAACTTTATCTAAAAAATTAGATACAGATTTAGTTGTAGAAGGAGTGGAAAATATAAAAGAATTTAAATTCTTAAAGGATATTGGATGCAAAATAATTCAAGGATATTATTTTTCTAAGCCTGTAAATATATCGGATATAAAATTGTCCTATGATATATTCTAA
- a CDS encoding MBL fold metallo-hydrolase: MHNIKKLLMTISMTLAFSCSLLSTGAYAVSNKTSSDVSSESTQKTDDKNSTSNSDKNSSKTDKKEDKKNQDSSTIKNEDIVDGEEQDETSTKDDEVIKVEIVPHWENINGKLHYVTKDGIIEEEGWFKEKDENPDADNDNEYYLDENHAAVTGWNKIGGQWYYFNEAGVKQTGWQLINYEWYHLDKNGIMEKGWIKDDGAKYYLSDAGTMVVGKKYIDDKWYLFANDGKLQTGFYTYKGKDYYSDKDGVMVTNQWIKTKNYQYYAKADSSIAKGNIIIDGKLQVFDNNGRFIESEDADNYLFVKYLSVGNADCQFIRLPNGETALIDTGDVTTREQLVNFLNEQKLRKKGGKKLIDYVIITHGHSDHIGGLAAVLNNFEVGKIYMPKNAAMQNWYSGLKVNDEVSQADIDMLKYDYQVYKEAAKAVKDNGLKFINPTPGQYIDSNEILQFVQSGKDFGPIGSQKHMAEYWGINENSAIVYLNYGDFQGLFAADMEWTSEKDFWVSDLLDGKKVDLLKVPHHGYNTSSTGDFLKYVNAPVGIVSRAEDSIDKNTAFNNLVNNGVMLYETSQSKNGGISVYATEDNWSMEDASKDN; this comes from the coding sequence ATGCACAACATTAAAAAATTACTTATGACAATTTCTATGACTTTAGCTTTCAGCTGCTCATTATTAAGTACAGGCGCTTATGCAGTTTCTAATAAGACAAGCAGTGATGTTTCTAGCGAAAGTACACAAAAAACAGACGATAAAAATAGTACAAGCAATTCAGATAAAAATTCATCAAAAACAGATAAAAAAGAAGATAAGAAAAATCAAGATTCATCAACGATTAAAAATGAAGATATTGTAGATGGAGAAGAACAAGACGAGACAAGCACTAAAGACGATGAGGTTATTAAAGTTGAAATAGTTCCTCATTGGGAAAATATAAACGGAAAACTTCACTATGTTACTAAAGATGGAATCATCGAAGAAGAAGGATGGTTCAAAGAAAAGGATGAAAACCCAGATGCTGATAATGATAATGAATACTATCTTGATGAAAATCATGCAGCTGTAACTGGATGGAATAAGATTGGCGGACAATGGTACTACTTCAATGAAGCAGGAGTAAAACAAACAGGATGGCAGCTTATTAATTATGAATGGTATCATTTAGACAAAAATGGCATAATGGAAAAAGGCTGGATAAAAGATGATGGAGCAAAGTATTACCTAAGTGATGCTGGAACAATGGTTGTAGGTAAAAAGTATATAGATGATAAATGGTACTTATTTGCTAATGATGGAAAGCTTCAGACTGGATTCTATACATATAAAGGAAAAGATTATTATTCAGATAAAGACGGGGTAATGGTTACTAACCAATGGATAAAAACAAAAAATTATCAGTATTATGCAAAAGCAGATAGTTCAATTGCTAAAGGCAATATAATTATTGATGGAAAGCTTCAAGTATTTGATAACAATGGACGTTTTATTGAAAGTGAAGATGCAGATAATTATTTATTTGTTAAATATTTAAGTGTAGGTAATGCTGATTGTCAGTTTATTAGACTTCCAAATGGTGAAACAGCATTAATTGACACTGGAGATGTTACAACAAGAGAACAATTAGTTAATTTTTTAAATGAACAAAAATTAAGAAAAAAAGGCGGCAAAAAGTTAATTGATTATGTAATAATCACACATGGCCATTCAGACCATATTGGAGGACTTGCTGCTGTTCTTAACAATTTTGAAGTAGGTAAAATTTATATGCCTAAAAATGCAGCTATGCAGAATTGGTATTCAGGACTAAAGGTAAATGATGAAGTTAGTCAGGCAGATATAGATATGCTTAAATATGACTATCAAGTTTATAAAGAAGCTGCTAAAGCAGTAAAAGATAACGGCTTAAAGTTCATAAATCCAACACCAGGACAATATATTGATTCAAATGAAATATTACAGTTTGTTCAATCAGGAAAGGATTTTGGTCCAATAGGATCTCAGAAACATATGGCTGAATACTGGGGAATAAATGAAAATTCAGCTATAGTATACTTAAATTATGGAGATTTCCAAGGATTATTTGCAGCTGATATGGAATGGACTTCAGAAAAAGATTTCTGGGTAAGTGATCTTCTTGATGGAAAAAAAGTTGATTTATTGAAAGTTCCTCATCATGGATACAATACTTCTTCAACTGGAGATTTCTTGAAATATGTTAATGCGCCAGTTGGAATTGTAAGTAGAGCTGAAGATAGTATTGATAAAAATACTGCTTTTAATAACTTAGTTAATAATGGTGTAATGCTATATGAAACAAGTCAAAGTAAAAATGGTGGTATTTCTGTATATGCTACAGAAGATAACTGGAGCATGGAAGATGCAAGTAAAGATAATTAG
- a CDS encoding sensor histidine kinase, whose protein sequence is MREEDIEIELKNILNSIPYEITIKDLDCNYIYANEKFCKNLNCDFQEIYKKNMSNFWSHKDYEKIREIDKEVIKKNKGIFSERKLRKINDNERWFYMYKSPFNMNNEKCIITISQEVTLNKKMVNLLEDQIKNYSLSTYGYYDIFYDTENRNALLDDNYKNKIKSICKNLCEQLESSNINIYLYDEEQNDLNLYISSHEIDTIEKKNINLGNRRFLKFSGVNLTIDYKMLHKLYGNKKYNVKIYKIKYGSNIIGIMNVYYDKNQNLNVEDKDLINSICYKFGLLFQNKIITRKLKEEENKKVKYRQALEIENLKTEFFLGLSHEIRTPLNIIITSIHSIDDILKTHECEGYRDRIIKSLNYIKQNSNRLLRLINNISDVKKLDHMCYDVNYTNCNIVEVIEGIVISVSDYIKVSQRNIIFDTEEEEITTACDLDKIERIMLNLLSNAIKYSDENTDILVKIRLSEKKDEIIVSVWDDGVVIEKKDSIRIFDKFVQLDKLLNRPCEGTGIGLFLVKSLLEIQGGRVWVNNEVIKGAEIDFSLPVRTVEEKEDKHNITTSPQDKVEIYNVEFSDIYSL, encoded by the coding sequence ATGAGAGAAGAAGATATAGAAATTGAACTTAAGAACATTTTAAATTCAATTCCGTATGAAATTACAATTAAAGATTTAGATTGTAACTATATATATGCAAATGAAAAGTTTTGTAAGAATTTAAATTGTGATTTTCAAGAAATTTATAAAAAAAATATGAGTAACTTTTGGAGTCATAAAGATTATGAAAAAATACGTGAAATAGATAAGGAAGTAATAAAAAAAAATAAAGGGATTTTTTCTGAAAGAAAACTAAGAAAAATTAATGACAATGAGAGATGGTTTTACATGTATAAATCACCATTTAATATGAATAATGAAAAATGTATTATTACCATATCACAAGAAGTAACGCTAAATAAAAAAATGGTGAATTTACTAGAAGATCAAATAAAAAATTATTCACTTTCTACTTATGGATATTATGATATATTTTATGATACAGAAAATCGAAATGCTTTGCTAGATGATAACTACAAAAATAAAATAAAATCAATATGTAAAAATTTATGCGAACAATTAGAATCATCAAATATAAATATATACTTATATGATGAAGAACAAAATGATTTGAATTTATATATATCTTCACATGAAATAGACACTATTGAAAAGAAAAATATAAATTTAGGTAATAGGAGATTTTTAAAATTTTCAGGCGTGAATCTAACAATAGATTATAAAATGTTACATAAGTTATACGGTAATAAAAAATACAATGTAAAAATATATAAAATAAAATATGGCAGTAATATAATTGGAATAATGAATGTGTATTATGATAAAAATCAAAATTTAAATGTTGAAGATAAAGATTTAATAAATTCAATATGCTATAAATTTGGATTATTGTTTCAAAATAAAATTATAACAAGAAAACTAAAAGAAGAAGAAAATAAGAAAGTAAAATATAGACAAGCATTAGAAATAGAAAATTTAAAAACAGAGTTCTTTTTAGGTTTATCACATGAAATTAGAACACCTCTAAATATTATAATTACTTCAATACATTCAATAGATGACATTTTAAAGACTCATGAATGTGAGGGGTATAGGGATAGAATAATAAAGAGTTTGAATTATATTAAGCAGAATTCAAATAGGTTGTTGAGGCTTATAAATAATATTAGCGATGTAAAAAAATTAGATCATATGTGCTACGATGTTAATTATACTAATTGTAATATAGTTGAGGTTATAGAAGGTATAGTCATATCAGTTTCTGATTATATAAAGGTTTCACAGAGAAATATAATTTTTGATACAGAAGAAGAAGAGATAACTACAGCGTGTGATTTAGATAAGATAGAAAGAATAATGCTCAACTTATTATCCAATGCAATAAAATACAGCGATGAAAATACAGATATATTAGTTAAGATAAGACTAAGTGAAAAAAAAGATGAAATAATAGTTTCAGTATGGGATGATGGTGTGGTTATTGAAAAGAAAGATAGTATAAGAATTTTTGATAAATTTGTTCAGCTTGATAAATTATTGAATAGACCTTGTGAAGGCACAGGTATAGGCCTGTTCTTGGTAAAGTCATTATTAGAAATTCAAGGTGGAAGGGTATGGGTTAATAATGAAGTAATCAAGGGTGCAGAAATAGATTTTAGCCTTCCTGTAAGGACTGTTGAAGAAAAAGAGGATAAGCATAATATAACTACATCACCACAAGACAAAGTAGAAATATATAATGTTGAATTTTCAGATATTTATTCATTATAA
- a CDS encoding tyrosine-type recombinase/integrase — protein sequence MNENNNRLRYLTQDELRNLFYAIETYSGHNSLRDLAIFRVAYRCGLRATEISLIKFDDYSIRKSELYCKRLKGSRNNTIRLDLQTKNVLEEYISQKGIYNSDEIIFKSQKNNPISRKTLDYLMKKYCKLAKIDDVRKHHFHTIKHTTAVHLADSEMDIKEIQWWLGHKSVNNTEIYFQFTSKQQERMYTKLEEIGEMI from the coding sequence ATGAATGAAAATAATAATAGATTGAGATATCTAACACAAGATGAATTAAGAAATTTATTTTATGCCATTGAAACATATAGTGGACATAATTCCTTGAGAGATTTAGCTATATTTAGAGTTGCATACAGATGTGGGTTAAGAGCTACAGAAATTTCATTGATAAAATTTGATGACTATAGTATTAGAAAAAGTGAACTTTACTGTAAAAGACTGAAAGGGAGTAGAAATAATACTATAAGATTAGATTTACAGACAAAAAATGTTTTAGAAGAATATATAAGTCAAAAAGGTATATATAATAGTGATGAAATAATATTTAAAAGTCAAAAAAATAATCCCATATCTAGAAAAACTCTAGATTATCTTATGAAAAAATATTGTAAACTTGCGAAGATAGATGATGTTCGTAAACATCATTTCCATACTATTAAGCATACAACAGCTGTTCATTTAGCTGATTCAGAAATGGATATTAAGGAGATACAATGGTGGCTTGGTCACAAATCGGTAAATAATACAGAGATATACTTTCAATTTACAAGTAAACAGCAAGAAAGAATGTATACTAAGCTTGAAGAAATTGGGGAAATGATATAA